One Setaria italica strain Yugu1 chromosome II, Setaria_italica_v2.0, whole genome shotgun sequence DNA segment encodes these proteins:
- the LOC101764942 gene encoding AP2-like ethylene-responsive transcription factor At1g79700 produces MAKPRKNSAAASSTNSNSTASAAAAAGDVGPRAKPKRTRKSVPRESPSQRSSIYRGVTRHRWTGRFEAHLWDKNSWNESQNKKGKQVYLGAYDDEEAAARAYDLAALKYWGPDTILNFPASAYEEELKEMEGQSREEYIGSLRRKSSGFSRGVSKYRGVARHHHNGRWEARIGRVFGNKYLYLGTYATQEEAAMAYDMAAIEYRGLNAVTNFDLSRYIKWLRPGADGVAAAAAAQDPHPMLGGLAQQQLLPPADTAAFQHQGGAEFPLPPRTSLGHTPTTSALSLLLQSPKFKEMIERTSAAESGATTSSSSSPPTPSPSPPPPTKAQHQAAGDGGAASPQCGFPEDIQTFFGCEDVAGVGVGVDVDALFFGDLAAYASPAFHFELDL; encoded by the exons ATGGCCAAGCCGCGCAAgaacagcgccgccgcctcatccaccaacagcaacagcaccgccagcgccgccgctgccgcaggaGACGTCGGGCCGCGCGCGAAGCCGAAGCGCACGCGGAAGAGCGTGCCCCGGGAGTCCCCCTCGCAGCGCAGCTCCATCTACCGCGGCGTCACACG GCACCGGTGGACGGGGCGGTTCGAGGCTCACCTGTGGGACAAGAACAGCTGGAACGAGTCCCAGAACAAGAAGGGCAAGCAAG TTTACCTCG GCGCgtacgacgacgaggaggcagcggcgcggGCGTATGACTTGGCGGCATTGAAGTACTGGGGCCCCGACACCATCCTCAACTTCCCG GCGTCTGCGTACGAAGAGGAGCTCAAGGAGATGGAGGGGCAGTCCAGGGAGGAGTACATTGGATCCTTGAGGAG GAAAAGCAGCGGGTTCTCCAGAGGTGTCTCCAAATACAGAGGCGTCGCAAG ACATCACCACAACGGGAGATGGGAGGCGAGGATCGGTCGTGTTTTCGGGAACAAGTATCTCTACCTCGGCACTTACG CGacgcaggaggaggcggcgatggcGTACGACATGGCGGCGATCGAGTACCGTGGCCTGAACGCGGTCACCAACTTCGACCTCAGCCGCTACATCAAGTGGCTCCGCCCGGGCGCCGacggcgtggccgccgccgccgccgcgcaggaCCCGCACCCGATGCTGGGCGGCCtggcgcagcagcagctgctgccgccggcggaCACCGCCGCGTTCCAGCACCAGGGCGGCGCGGAGTTCCCGCTGCCGCCGAGGACGTCGCTGGGCCACACGCCCACGACCTCGGCGCTCAGCCTGCTGCTGCAGTCGCCCAAGTTCAAGGAGATGATCGAGCGCACGTCGGCGGCCGAGAGCGGCGCCACcacgtcctcgtcctcgtcgccaccgacgccgtccccgtccccgccgccgccaacgaaGGCGCAGCATCAGGCggccggggacggcggcgccgcctcgccgcagTGCGGCTTCCCCGAGGACATACAGACGTTCTTCGGCTGCGAGGACGTCgcgggcgtcggcgtcggcgtcgacgtTGACGCGCTGTTCTTCGGCGACCTCGCCGCGTACGCGTCGCCGGCGTTCCACTTCGAGCTGGACTTGTAG